TGGCCGGTTCGGACCAGGCCATGGCCGCCATCGGCGTGAGCGTCACCGTGGGGTTGACGCTGTTGACGCGAATCCCAAAACGCCCCCACTCGGCGCATTGCACGCGGGTGATTGCATCCAGCGCGGCCTTGGAGGCGCAGTAGCCGAGGTGATCGTCCAGGGCCACCAGCGAGGCCTGGCTGGAGACATTGACGATGCTACCGGCGATCTGTGCTTCGATCATTTTGGCCGCTACACGGCTGGCGACTTGCGCAGCGGCGCGGGCGTTGACCTGCATCACTTGGTCAAAAGCCTCGGCGCTGATGGCGGCAGCCGGCTCCAGGCGCGAGATGCCGGCGCAGTTGACCAGGCCATGCAGCGGCGGCAGGTCGTGCAGGGCCTTGTCGAGGGCGACGCTGTCGGCGATATCCAGGCAGAGGCTGTGGCAGCCGAGTTCGGCCAAGGCTTGGGCGTCGCGGCCGAGGGCAAAGACATCGGCGCCGCTGGCGATCAGTTGCACGGCAATTTCGCGGCCGATGCCGCTGCTGGCGCCGGTGACGAGGATGCGGTGGTGGGTGAAGTCGAACGCTGCGTTCATTCAGTTCTCCTGCAGGCTGTGCATGATCGGTTTCAGGGCGGGATACAGCTTCAGGTACTGAGCAAACGCCCGGTCATACGCCTCGACGTGTTCCGCCTTGGGCTCAGCCCGTAACTCCAGCTGCACCCAGCCCTTGTCCATCTCCCCATCACTCACCAACCCCACCGTGTGCGCCGCCAACAGCGCCGCCCCCAGCGCCGCTTCCACCTCTTGGACAATGGTGTACACCGGGTAGCGTGTGACATCCGCGATGATCTGCATCCACAGATCCGAATGGCTCGCCCCGCCCACCACGATCAAGCGTGGGTCCAGGGAATGCGCGCCACGGGTGCCCGCTTCGATGTTATGCCGCAGGGCAAAACTCACGCCTTCCAGCACGGCGCGATACAGGTGAATACGGCTGTGGTAGAGGTTCAAGCCGACAAAGCTGCCGCTGGCGCGGTCATCCCACACCGGGCTGCGCTCGCCCATCAAGTAAGGCAGGAACAACAGGCCTTCGCTGCCCGCCGGGATGTTCATCGCGCGCTGTTCCAGCAGCACCAGACTGTCCTGGCCGGTGGCCTTGGCTTGCTGTTCTTCGGCCTGGCAGAACTGCTCGCGAAACCAGCTGATCGACGCGCCTGCCGTGATCGCGCCGCCGAAGATGTACAGGTCGCGGTGGCCGTTGTAGACGTGGGGCATGCTCACCAAACCGTGATGGGCGTCCACCTGCTGGTTCAGGTAACCCCAGCACATGCTGGTGCCGATCATTGCCACGTGGTTGCCTGGCTGAGTCACACCCGCCGCCAAGGTTGCCATGGCCGCATCGACGCCACCGGCCAGAATCGGTGTGCCCGCCTGCAGGCCCAGGCGCGCCGCCCACTCCTCCAGCAACCCACCGACGGCTTCACCGGAATACACCAGGCGCTCTGGCATCATCGCCTGCGGTATGCCCAACGCATCGAGCATTTCGCCAGACCAGCCGCGCGCCTTCACGTCGTAGACGCCGCCGATATTGCCGGCGCTGCTATGGTCCACCGCCAACTCGCCGGTGAGGCACCAGTTGATGTAGCTGTTGGGCGGCAGCAGGTAGCGGGTCTTGGCCCACACCTCGGGCTGGTGCTGTTTGAGCCAAAGCATCTTGGTAAAGCCGTAGTAGCTGTCCACCGAGTTGCCGGTAATCGCGAACATCCGCTCCAGTTCAACCTGCTCGCGCACCCAGGCCACCTGCTCACCGGCGCGGCGGTCCATCCAGATCAGGCACGGGTGCAGCGGCGTGATGTGCGCATCCACCGCAATCCCCGAGCCGCCGTACAGGCTGCTGATGCAGAGCGCCTTGACCTGCTGCGCCGCCACGCCGGCCTTGGCCATGCACTGCGCCACACAGGCTTCGACGGCATCGAGCCAGACTTGCGGCCATTGTTCGGCCCAGCGCACTTTCGGGGTATCCACGCGATACCCCTGGCTGTGCTGGGCGATGATCGTGCCTTGACCATCCACCAGCAGCGCCTTGGTGCTCTGGGTTCCTATATCGACACCCATCACGTAGTTCATTTTCAGGCCACCGGCTTCAACAGCACCTTGATCGACTTAGTCGAATTGGCCAACGCGAAGGCCTCGGCAAAGTCGTCCAGCGGGAAGTCATGGGTGACGATGCCCTTGGAGGTGACCAGGCCGCGTTCGAACAGGTCGATGGCGATCGGGTAGCAATACGGGCCGAGGTGGGCGCCGCGTACGTCCAGCTCCTTGCGGTCGCCGATGATCGACCAGTCGACGCTGGTCTCGGCGCCAAACACGCTGAACTCGACAAAACGTCCGAGCTTGCGGATCAGGTCCAGGCCCTGGGTCACGCCCGCCGGCACGCCGGTGGTTTCGATGTAGACGTCGCAGCCATAGTTGTCGGTCAGGCCGTTGATGATTTCGCGGGCGTTGTCGCGCGACGGGTTGATCACCACATCGGCGCCGAATTTTTTCGCCAGTTCCAGGCGCTCGTCGACCATGTCGATCACCACCAGTTTCTTCGGGGTTTTCAACGCAGCGACCTGGACCATGCACAGGCCGAGGGTCCCGGCGCCGGCGATCACCACCACGTCGTCGAGCTGGATATCGCCACGGTTGACCGTATGGATTGAGCAGGCCATCGGTTCCACCAGCGCCGAGTCTTCCAGCGACACCGACTCGGGGATCTTGTGCACGATGGCGGTCTTAGGAATGCGCATGTACTGGGCCATGCCGCCTTCGGCGACTTCACGCTGGAAGCCGAAGATGTTGTGCACTTCGCACATCCAATACTTGCCCGACTTGCAGAAACGGCACTTGCCGCACGGCACGATCTGCTCGGCGATCACCTTGTCGCCTATGGCGACTTCGAAGTGCTCTTCGGCGCCCTCGCCCACTTCCACCACATAGCCAAAAAATTCGTGCCCCGGCACCACCGGCGCCTTGACCCACGGGTTGTCGCCGCCCCAGAACATTGCGGCGCCCGAGTGGCACTTGCAGTCACTGGCGCAGATGCCGCAGGCGGCGATGCGGATCACCAGTTCATTGGCGCGCGCCTGGGGTTTGCCGATGCGTTCCAGGCGATAGTCTTTCGGGCCGTGGCAGACGACGGCTTGCATGTCGGTGTGCTTGTCCATGGTGTCGGGTCCTGTGCTTGTTAGGTATTTATTTGTGGCGCTGACGGCTGATAAAAATCGCCAGCAAAATGATTGCGCCCTTGATCACGCTCTGGACGTAGGGCGACACGCCCAGCATGTTCAGGCCGTTGTTCAACACGCCGAGCAACATGGCGCCGAGCAACGTACCGACGATCACCCCGCGCCCACCGGCAATCGAGGCGCCACCGAGTACCACGGCGGCAATCGCATCCAGTTCGAACGACACACCGGCATTCGGCTGGCCGCTCATCAGGCGTGAGGTGAGTACCAACCCGGCAATCGCCGCCGTGAGGCCACTGATCCCATACACCAGCAGCTTGAAACGCGCCGCACGCACGCCAGACAAGCGCACCGCTTCTTCATTGCCGCCAATGGCGTAGATGTAGCGACCGATGCGCGTATGTTGCAGCAGCACGTAGGCAGCGAGGTAGGTGAGCAGCATGATCAGGATCGGCACCTGGATGCCGAACAGGCTTTCGCGGCCAAAGAACGCAAACCACTCCGGCAAGCCAGAAATCGGATAGCCGTCGGTGTACATCAGGCCCAGGCCACGGGCGATACCCATGGTCGCCAGGGTCACGATGATCGGCGGCATGTGCAGGTAGGCCACGAACAAACCGTTGCCGATACCAAAGGCCACGCCAATCAACATGCCTGCGCCAATCGCCAGGCCGGGCGGCAGGCCCGCGACCATCAACCCGGCCGTGAGCGTGCCGGACAAGGCCATCACCGGCCCTACCGACAAGTCGATGCCGCCGGTGAGGATCACGCAGGTCATGCCCACCGCGATGATCGCGTTGATGGACACCTGGCGGGCGATGTTCGACAGGTTGCTGGCGGTGAGGAAGGTGTCGCTGGCGAGGATCATCACCAGGGTCACCACCACCAGCCCCACGAACGGATAAAACGCCGGCGAGCGCACCAGTCGCGCCAGGTTCAGGCGCAACCGGCTGCTGTCGCCGGTCCTAATGGACGTATTCACTTGAGCCCCCTGTTGCATGGCGCATGACCTCTTGAGGATTGACGGCAGACGCTTCGAGCACCTTGACGATGGCGCCCTTGTGGAACACGGCGACGCGGTCGCACATGCCGATGACTTCCGGCAATTCGGAAGAAATCATGATGATTGCGTAGCCCTGTTCGGTGAGGCTGCGCATCAGCGCGTAGATCTGCGCCTTGGCCCCCACGTCGATGCCACGGGTGGGTTCGTCGAACACCAGCACGTCGCAGTGATGGTTGATCCAACGGGCGATCACCACCTTTTGCTGGTTGCCACCGCTGAGGTTGAACACCCGGCTTTCGCTGCTGGGGGCCTTGATCGACAGTTGCTTCATCAGGCCTTCGACGCTGGCGCATTCGCGGTTTTTGTCGATCAGCCCGGACGCGTTCTGGTATTTGGGCAGGTTGTTCAGCGAGATGTTTTCGCGAATGCTGAAGTCGGTGATCAGCCCTTCGCTCTTGCGGCTTTCCGGCAACAGGCCGATGCCGTGGGCCAGCGCCTGGGCCGGGTCGTCGAGGGTGATTTTCTCGCCACGCAGCCACACGTCTTTGCTCACCGACGGCAGCGCGCCCATCATGCCCAGGGCCAACTCGGTACGACCGGAGCCGACCAGCCCGGCAAAGCCGAGGATCTCGCCCTTGTGCAGTTGGAAGCTGTTATGAGGGCCGTTGCGCACCAGCTGGATGTCCTTGACCTCCAGCAACAGCGGGCCGCGCTCGGTGCTGGGTTTGGGTGGAAAACTGCATTCCAGGCGGCGCCCGACCATCATCTCGACCAGCCGGTCGATGTCACTGTCGGCCACATCGGTGACGCCCACATTGCCGCCGTCGCGCAACACGCTGATGCGGTCGCACACCTGGAAAATCTCCTCCAGGTGATGGGAGATGAAAATCACCGCTACGCCCTGACGCTTGAGTTCACGCATGATCTCGAACAGCAGCTCAGCCTCGCTGGGCGTGAGGGTGGCGGTAGGTTCGTCGAGCACCAGCAGGCGCGCATCCAGGGCCAACGCCTTGGCGATTTCGACAAACTGCTGCTCGGCCACGCTGAGGTGTTTGACCGCGCATTGCAGGTCGATGGTCACGCCCAGGCGCTTGAACAAGGCCTCGCTGGCCTCGACCATTTCGCGCTTGCGCAACAGGCCGAAACGGTTACTCAGCTCATGGCCGAGGAAGATGTTTTCCACCGCCGTGAGGTAGGGAATCAGGCTGAATTCCTGGAACACGATGCCGATGCCGGCGGCGATTGCATCGCGGTAGGTCGCGAACTGCTGGGCCTGGCCATCGATCAGGATCTGGCCTTCGTCTTGATGCTCGACGCCGCCGAGGATCTTCATCAGCGTCGATTTGCCCGCGCCATTTTCGCCGAGCAAGGCATGAATCTCACCGCGCTCGACTTGCAGGTTGATGGACTTGAGGGCCTGTACGCCCGGGTAGCGCTTACAGATGTTTTCCAACTTCAGAAGACTGCTCATACCGCCGACCTCATATTCAGAAGGATGACCTGGGCCCCACGGACAGCGTGGGGCCTGGGCGATTTACCAGCTGAAGTCCTTGGCCTTGGCCTGGTCGATCAGGGTGATGTCCACTGGAATAGTGGCCGGCACTTGCGAGCCCCACTTCTTGGCCAGGGCGATGCCCAGGGCCAGGCGGATCTGGTCGCGCGGGTACTGCGCCGAAGTGGCGATGAATTTGCTGCCGGGTTTCTGGATCGCCTTGATCGCTTCCGGCGCGCCATCGACGCTGACCAGCTTCACGTCCAGGCCACTGGCTTCGATGGCCGAGAGTGCACCGAGGGAGCCGTTGTCATTCACGCTGAAAATGCCCTTGAGGGTGGGCTGGGCCTGCAACATGTTTTCGGTGACGGTCAGCGCCTGGTCACGTTCCTGCTTGCCGTTCTGGATGCTGACAATCTTGATGTCCGGGTGCTTGGCCACGGCCTCTTTGCAGCCGCGTACACGCTCCAGGATCGGCACCACGGCGATGCCGTCGAGGATCGCGATATTGCCTTTGTCGCCGATGTTCTTGGCCAGGTATTCGCAGGCCTGGAAGCCGGCGTCGAAGTTTTTCGAGCCGACGAAGGAATCCAGCGGGCCGTCGGCCTGGGCGTCTACCGCGACGACCACGACACCGGCAGCGTGGGCAGACTTGACCGCCGATTGCACGCCGACCGAGTCCGTGGGGTTGATCAGCAGGATGTCGATGCCTTTTTGCAGCATGTCTTCGACGTCACTGACCTGCTTGGACACGTCGTGACGGGCGTCGGTGATGATCAGTTTCGCGCCGATGGACGCCCCGGCTTCTTCGAGGGCGTTTTTCATGGTGACGAAATAGGGGTTGTTGATTTCCTGGAAGGACGCGCCGATGCGGATCGGCTTGGCAGCGTCGGCAAATGCCGGGGAGACGGTGCCGAGGGTGATGCTTACAGCCAATAAACACAGGGTTTTCGGGAGCATTTTCATGGCATGATTCTCTGTTTTGTTTTTATTGTTAGAGCAAATGTTATCGTTAACATTTTGCGAGAAGCTAACAAGGAAATGGGGGGTGTGCAAGCCCCCATTGGTCGCTTCGGGTAAGCCGGTCACTGCAAAACTCGCACATTCCCTGGCGCCAACTAAGCTCACTTTCCAACAAAAAAACACCGAGCAAGCCGCAATGGACCACACTACCGAGACCTTTCGCGCCCGTTACCGCGCCTCTGTCGCGCCCCATTACAACCCTTGGCTGCACGCCGGTTTCGTGTTCGGCTACGGCCTTGTGTGCATCGCCCTGGCCTGGTCTTCCACGCATCAGATCAGCGCTGTGCAATGGCTGACCGTGCCGCTGACCCTTGTGTTCTTCAACCTCTGCATCTACCTCGTGCACCGTCACCTCGGCCACCACAAGCACGCCTTGGCCCGGCTGTTCTACGCACGCCACACCGGCGATCATCACAGTTTCTTCACCCCCGGCCACATGACCTACGACAGCCCCCGCGACTGGCGCGTCATCCTGTTCCCGGCTTGGCTGATCGTGCTGCACAGCCTGGCAATCACCCTGCCCGCCTGG
The genomic region above belongs to Pseudomonas azotoformans and contains:
- a CDS encoding FGGY-family carbohydrate kinase, with amino-acid sequence MNYVMGVDIGTQSTKALLVDGQGTIIAQHSQGYRVDTPKVRWAEQWPQVWLDAVEACVAQCMAKAGVAAQQVKALCISSLYGGSGIAVDAHITPLHPCLIWMDRRAGEQVAWVREQVELERMFAITGNSVDSYYGFTKMLWLKQHQPEVWAKTRYLLPPNSYINWCLTGELAVDHSSAGNIGGVYDVKARGWSGEMLDALGIPQAMMPERLVYSGEAVGGLLEEWAARLGLQAGTPILAGGVDAAMATLAAGVTQPGNHVAMIGTSMCWGYLNQQVDAHHGLVSMPHVYNGHRDLYIFGGAITAGASISWFREQFCQAEEQQAKATGQDSLVLLEQRAMNIPAGSEGLLFLPYLMGERSPVWDDRASGSFVGLNLYHSRIHLYRAVLEGVSFALRHNIEAGTRGAHSLDPRLIVVGGASHSDLWMQIIADVTRYPVYTIVQEVEAALGAALLAAHTVGLVSDGEMDKGWVQLELRAEPKAEHVEAYDRAFAQYLKLYPALKPIMHSLQEN
- a CDS encoding ABC transporter permease, giving the protein MQQGAQVNTSIRTGDSSRLRLNLARLVRSPAFYPFVGLVVVTLVMILASDTFLTASNLSNIARQVSINAIIAVGMTCVILTGGIDLSVGPVMALSGTLTAGLMVAGLPPGLAIGAGMLIGVAFGIGNGLFVAYLHMPPIIVTLATMGIARGLGLMYTDGYPISGLPEWFAFFGRESLFGIQVPILIMLLTYLAAYVLLQHTRIGRYIYAIGGNEEAVRLSGVRAARFKLLVYGISGLTAAIAGLVLTSRLMSGQPNAGVSFELDAIAAVVLGGASIAGGRGVIVGTLLGAMLLGVLNNGLNMLGVSPYVQSVIKGAIILLAIFISRQRHK
- a CDS encoding alcohol dehydrogenase catalytic domain-containing protein; protein product: MDKHTDMQAVVCHGPKDYRLERIGKPQARANELVIRIAACGICASDCKCHSGAAMFWGGDNPWVKAPVVPGHEFFGYVVEVGEGAEEHFEVAIGDKVIAEQIVPCGKCRFCKSGKYWMCEVHNIFGFQREVAEGGMAQYMRIPKTAIVHKIPESVSLEDSALVEPMACSIHTVNRGDIQLDDVVVIAGAGTLGLCMVQVAALKTPKKLVVIDMVDERLELAKKFGADVVINPSRDNAREIINGLTDNYGCDVYIETTGVPAGVTQGLDLIRKLGRFVEFSVFGAETSVDWSIIGDRKELDVRGAHLGPYCYPIAIDLFERGLVTSKGIVTHDFPLDDFAEAFALANSTKSIKVLLKPVA
- a CDS encoding sterol desaturase family protein, with protein sequence MDHTTETFRARYRASVAPHYNPWLHAGFVFGYGLVCIALAWSSTHQISAVQWLTVPLTLVFFNLCIYLVHRHLGHHKHALARLFYARHTGDHHSFFTPGHMTYDSPRDWRVILFPAWLIVLHSLAITLPAWWLLKQVSPNVAGLFAGCMILGYLLYEVFHACEHLPASHPVARLPWIRQMHQLHALHHRRELMQGRNFNIVLPLMDYLFGTLHWEPSPHDNQESS
- a CDS encoding substrate-binding domain-containing protein, with product MKMLPKTLCLLAVSITLGTVSPAFADAAKPIRIGASFQEINNPYFVTMKNALEEAGASIGAKLIITDARHDVSKQVSDVEDMLQKGIDILLINPTDSVGVQSAVKSAHAAGVVVVAVDAQADGPLDSFVGSKNFDAGFQACEYLAKNIGDKGNIAILDGIAVVPILERVRGCKEAVAKHPDIKIVSIQNGKQERDQALTVTENMLQAQPTLKGIFSVNDNGSLGALSAIEASGLDVKLVSVDGAPEAIKAIQKPGSKFIATSAQYPRDQIRLALGIALAKKWGSQVPATIPVDITLIDQAKAKDFSW
- a CDS encoding SDR family oxidoreductase; the encoded protein is MNAAFDFTHHRILVTGASSGIGREIAVQLIASGADVFALGRDAQALAELGCHSLCLDIADSVALDKALHDLPPLHGLVNCAGISRLEPAAAISAEAFDQVMQVNARAAAQVASRVAAKMIEAQIAGSIVNVSSQASLVALDDHLGYCASKAALDAITRVQCAEWGRFGIRVNSVNPTVTLTPMAAMAWSEPAKRDPALAAIPLGRFAETVEVALPVLFLLSRAASMISGVSLPIDGGYTSR
- a CDS encoding sugar ABC transporter ATP-binding protein; protein product: MSSLLKLENICKRYPGVQALKSINLQVERGEIHALLGENGAGKSTLMKILGGVEHQDEGQILIDGQAQQFATYRDAIAAGIGIVFQEFSLIPYLTAVENIFLGHELSNRFGLLRKREMVEASEALFKRLGVTIDLQCAVKHLSVAEQQFVEIAKALALDARLLVLDEPTATLTPSEAELLFEIMRELKRQGVAVIFISHHLEEIFQVCDRISVLRDGGNVGVTDVADSDIDRLVEMMVGRRLECSFPPKPSTERGPLLLEVKDIQLVRNGPHNSFQLHKGEILGFAGLVGSGRTELALGMMGALPSVSKDVWLRGEKITLDDPAQALAHGIGLLPESRKSEGLITDFSIRENISLNNLPKYQNASGLIDKNRECASVEGLMKQLSIKAPSSESRVFNLSGGNQQKVVIARWINHHCDVLVFDEPTRGIDVGAKAQIYALMRSLTEQGYAIIMISSELPEVIGMCDRVAVFHKGAIVKVLEASAVNPQEVMRHATGGSSEYVH